A segment of the Gammaproteobacteria bacterium genome:
CAGCTCATGGACATCGTTCTTCTCGGAGGGATGCACCGCCACTTCCGACGGAGGCAGGGCGAAGAGCAGCCAGCCACCCCCGAGATCGATGTTCGGCAGGTCCAGCACGTCGCGGAAAAAGCTCCGGTCGGCAACTGGATCCGTACTATAGATGATGGAATGGACGCCCCCTCCCGACAGCCTCACAATTCACCGATGATGGTCGGT
Coding sequences within it:
- a CDS encoding extradiol dioxygenase; translation: MRLSGGGVHSIIYSTDPVADRSFFRDVLDLPNIDLGGGWLLFALPPSEVAVHPSEKNDVHELYFMCEDVDALVEHLSAAGVDCSPVEEQGWGRLTAVTLPGGGKLGIYQPLHEVIADT